The Bos taurus isolate L1 Dominette 01449 registration number 42190680 breed Hereford chromosome 18, ARS-UCD2.0, whole genome shotgun sequence nucleotide sequence GGTTTAATCCAGGGAGGGATAGAATCTGGCTTACCTTGTGGAGTTTCTCCAGCTGCCCCGAGCTGAATGGAGAGTGGAAAGCAGAAGGTTTTTGTTTTGCCTGAAGACAGTGTCTGGCAGTTTTATTCTTAGGGAGAATGGCGCAGTGCCCTGAGCCCTGAATCCCTTGAACATGGTGGGACTTGGGGATGGAAAAAAGGAGTATCTGGCAGAGAGAATGAGCCAGAAACATCAGCCAGCAATAGCCATGTGGGACCTGAGAGTGTCTGTCTGAACATGTGTATGTCTGTCTCCTAAGATGAGGACTCAGTGATGCCTTCCTCATCTTAGGCTGTCaccctccccagtccctggaagCATGGAAGCCGAAAGGTGCAGGCAGAACAGGTGTAGGCAGAAAGCATGTTGCCAAAGATTGCTTCTCACCTTCTACCAGAGAAATCATCAACACAGACTGATAAGAACGAACGCCCCaggatttccctggaggtccaatgtATAAGAATCCAggggacacggatttgatccctagtctgggaagattccgcctgctgcagagcaactaagcccgtgcgccacagctactgaacccgcGTGCCACAACGaccgaagcccatgtgcctatggcccatgctccgcaacaagagaaaccactgcagtgagaaagcctgtgcgctgcaatgAAGAGAAGCCCGcactcgctgcagctagagaaagcccgagcacagcaccgaagacccagtgcaagcaaaaagaaagaaagagaacccTCATCCAtggctgagagtcccttggctggTATGTTTCTTGCCAGGTGGATCCCATGGCTGGTGGTCATGTGTCTCTTAGCCAGTGGGCTACATCCCAGGAAGGCCATCGCTCCCAGTGCTCTGTCTCACTAAGGGTTTAATGTGCAACTCTGACCAGAGCCGTTCTTTGGTGGGGTTTCAGCAAGTGAGAGTGAACTGCAAGGGCTGTCCCACCTGCCACTCTCTCCAGGGGCTCACCCAACTTCTGAAATTCCCTTGAATTAACATTCTAGAGTTTCCTTTGTCCACAAAACCAGGTATAAGGGCAGGACTAGGAGAAAAGCTGTAAATAAAGCTAGGTACTTGTGCCTTCAACCTGCCTACggtaaaagattaataaaaagaaatgtcaatCAAGTAGTTAGGATACCAGAAGGGGGCACTCTGGTACCTTGCAGCAACAGCAGAGTcctacaggaagaagaaagatccCCTCTTAGCTGGGGGTTGCCTTGGtgactctgatggtaaagaatctgcctccaatgcaggagactggggtttgatgcctgggttgggaagatcccctgaggaagggaatgtACCCACTCCGGggttcttgactggagaaccccttggacagaggagcctggagggctacagtccatgagatcacaaagagccagacatgactgagtgactaacacttgctggagaaatatctggcagtctaCTTTTTCAGGTCAACACTACTGTGTGCTTGTTCTGTAAAAGGATCAGTTTGCTTCTCTGTTGCTTGAAGCCAATGACTACAGATGGATCCCTGCGTTCTTGCCAAAATTTGCTGGCAatagtctttttaattttggtttcagTTTGAATTTCCCTAATGACAAAGGATGTTAATCACTTTGCATATGCTATGGCCGTGTGGAAATTACATTTTGTGAAATGCATGTTCATGTTTTCTGCTCATTAAAAAAGCTGAActgcttattttttcttattgcaaatattttctttcaatttgaaACAACGTTTCACCTTCTTAGTGGTGTCTTCACAAGCAGaagtattaaattttaataaaatccaactgtcatttttattattgtgCTTAGGTTTTTTTTGTCTTACATAATAAATCTTTGTCTACCTATGCAAAGGTTATAAAAAAGACTCTCCTGTGCTTTCTCATAGAAGCTTTATATTAAGTTTTAGCTTTCATATCTAGGTCTGTGGTCATCCTGAATTAATTTTGTAGCTAGCACAGTTctcgtgtacaactcttttagGACTCCAGccaactctagcctgccaggatgctctgtccaggggatttcctaggcaagaatactggcatgggttgccatttcctcctctggggaatcttcccaacccagggattgagcccatgtttcctgcattggaaggcgggttccttaccactgagccaccaagaaaccCCCCTCAAATGGTCccctcagagctactgagagaCTGTTTCCTGGGATATAATTCTCAGTAATTTCCCTCAACAAAACCTAAATTCACAGCTCTTATGCATTTTTCTTTAAGTCTTAACAAACGTCTCTATAAAAACCCAAAAGGACGATTCAGAGAGTATCTGGGCTGGTGAACATCTGAAGGTATTAAGAGGGTGTTTCCCCTAAAGAGAACATGGAAGCTCTGTGACCTTTCCCCAGACCTTGCACTGTGCATCTTTTCCATCTGATTGTTCCTGAGTtacatccttttataataaactggtaatctaCTAAGAGCTAttgaaaaagatcttaatgacccagataaccacgatggtgtgatcattcacctagagccaggcattctggaatgagaagtcaagtgggccttaggaagcatcactatgaacaaagctagtggaggtgatggaattccagttgagctattgcaaatcctaaaagaggatgctgtgaaagtgctgcactcaatacatcagcaaatttggaaaactcagcagtggccacaggactggaaaaggtcagttttcattccaatcccaaagaaggacaatgccaaagaatgttcaaactatcatacacatctcacactcatctcacacactagtaaagtaatgctcaaaattctccaagccaggctaaaacaatacatgaactgagaacttgcagatgttcaagctggatttagaaaaggcagaggaaccagatatcaaattgccaacatctgttggaccatagaaaaagcaagagttcaagaaaaaaacatgtatttctgctttattgactacaccaaaacctttgactgtgtggatcacaacaaactgtggaaaattcttaaagagatgagaataccagaccaccttacttgcctcctgtgaaatctgtatgcaggtcaagaagcaacagttagaactggacatgggacaatggactggttccaaactaggaaaggagtacgtcaaggctgtatattgtcatcctgcttatttaacttatatgcagagtatatcacacaaaatgctgggctggatgaagcacaagctgggataaagattgccaggagaaatatcaataacctcagatatgcagatgacaacacccttacggcagaaaataaagaggaactaaagagcctcttgatgaaagtgaaagaggagagtgaaaaagctggctttaaactcaacattcagaaaactaagatcatggcatctggtcccatcacttcatggcaaatagatggggaatcaacggaaacagtgacagactttcttttattgggctccaaaatcactggagatggtgactacagccatgaaattaaaagacacttgctccttggaagaaaagctctgatcaacttagacagcctattaaaaagcagagacattactttgctgacaaaggtccatctagtcaaagctatggtttttccagtagtcatgtatggatgtgagagttggaccataaagaaagctgagtgccaaagaattgatgcttttgaactgtggtattggagaagaatcttgagagtcccttggacagcaaggagatcaaaccagtcaatcctaaaggaaatcagtcctaaatattcattggaaggactgatgctgaagttgaagctccaatactttggcacttcaaagatgtgaagaactgactcattggaaaagaccctgatgctgggaaagattgaaggcaggaggagaagaggatgatggaggatgagatggttggatggcatcattgactcgaaggacgttgagtttgagcaagctctgggagttggtgatggacagggaagcctgccatactgcagtccatggggtcacaaagagttggacacgactgagcaactgaactgaactcaatctACTGAGTAAGTTGTTTCTCTGAATTCTATGAGCCACTCTAATTAATCAGTCCTGAGGAGGAGATTGTACGAACCTCTGATTTACAATCAGTCAGTTAGACATACAGGTAACAACCCAGACTGAGGACTGGTGTCTGAAGTCTCAGGAAGAGGTTGTAGGAAACTTCAATCTGTACCTGGGTGGTCAGGcttgtgactggcatctgaagtggttGGGGAGGGTGGGAGCTGCCTTGTAGGACTGACTGAGCCCTCAAACTGTGGAATTTGGTGCTAGCACCAagcagtgtcagaattgagtttaATTGTAGgacatcctggagaaggaaatgacagcccactccagtactcttgcatagaaaattccatggacagagaagcctggtgggctatggtctgtggggtcccaaaaagttgaacacaactgagtgactgagcacgcatgcacacaggaCATCCAGCTAGTGTCTGACAGTAGCTTATTAAGTGTGGGGATCACCCCTCCAAAACTGGAGTTGGTAACCGAACCTATTCAAAGATATTTTACATTCAATTTAGACATGGAactcttttaaaaacagaatccaGAGTCTGTGTTCTCCCTGTTTAGTACCTGTAATAGCTTCACTTCACATTTAAAATCCAGCCTTCTTCCTGTGACCTTCCAGCCTCTCTGTGACCTGCCTCCTGCCCACCCTCTGAACTTATTCCGTAGCACTCCCATTGCTCCACCCCAGTCCCACTAGTCTTCTGGGGACAAGTCAGGCTCCTTCCTGCCCTGGggactttgcacttgctgttctgcTTAGAACTCTCTTCCAGAACTTTCTAAGGCTCTCCCCTCCTCTCACTTCAGACCACAGCTCAGATATCAGCTCTCCAGTGAGAGTTTTCCTTGTCATAAGTCCCTCTTCCTACTCgcccaatttttttcttcttcataatGTTAACACTACCTAGAACTGTGTTGTCCAGGACAGTGGCCATTAACCATGTGtgtcaaatttaatttaaattaattataattaagtTACATTAAACATTGAGCTCCTTAGTTGCACTTAGCctcatttcaagtgctcaacagtCTCCTGTGACTAGTAGGTACCATATTGGACAGAGCGGATTACAAAGCATTTCTATCATTGCCAAATGTTCTGTTAGACAGAGTGGACCCAGAACCATCTTCTTGCTTTACATTTTACCCTTTTTTCTGTGTCCTCTCAAAATAGAGCAAGTTCTATGGAGGTAGATCCCTCATCTCTTGAATCAGCACTGAATCACTAAGGCCTAAAACTGCCTGACACAGTAGAGTGGTTGCCTAATAAATGATTTGCATTATTCACTGAATGTGTAAATAAGCCCCCTGGAACTCTGAAGTGGACATGCAGGGGCATGAgaacatgtgtgcacacacacatacatacagattaAAGGAAAGCAGAAACTTCCTCATAAACTTTATTGCTCTCAAAAACCCAACGGTGGGGAACTTCCCCCCAGTATAGGTAGGCTACTGATGTTCAAGTTCAAAGGTTCCAAGAGGACCCATGAGGTACAGTTCATAACTTTCTGAGGGAACTGAACTTTCAGGATGATCTCATTCTTGCTGCTTTATGGCTCTGATAACAATGGAGGAAATAATGAGAGTGGAGCCCACCAGGATGCTTGAGATGCTGAAGCCCAAGGCCAGTCTGGAATTTCTCTGTGCTTTCCTCTGGTCCCCAAGGATGTTGGCTTCACGGGTCTGTGGGGATGAAGGCAAGCTGGTGGCAGTGTTTCCAAGGAGAAAGGGGATGAGGGAAGGGCATCCCTGGGGAGAGGTGGGGTGTGAAAGACCAGTAACAGCGGTGTGGGGGTGTAAAGTGCAGGGGTCAGCACCTcagtggaaaaaggaagaaagaagggagcCAGGATGAGGGTGTGGGTCTGGgcagaacacaggagtggggaGCAGAGAGGGGGCTCCTGGGGAGGAACAAGGGCAGCTACGTAGTGAAGCAGGAGTAAATCCCCcaggaggaagaaaaggggattgTTAGGGAGGAGCAGGAAGGTGGGATGGGACAGAGAAGGCAGATCTGGGGGCTACAGGAGTTGGTGGTAGCTGAGTGGTGCCCACCTTGAAGGAGAACAAGAGGGCCGGGATTGCCAGCAgaatgaagaagaagaaggaagtgaTGGAGAGAAACAAATAATCTTTCTCCGGAGGATTCAAGGGCACCAGGATGACTGGCTGCATCGGGTAGACCTTCTGCATCGGGTGGACCTGCTGCAGTGGGATAACCTGCACTGGAGCAATCTTGGACTCTCGGTCCTTGGGGTCAGTCTCAGTAGCCATGACCTTGGCCAGAGGAGGAGACGCTGAGCAGGTGCAATCTGTAGACGAGGGAAATGGGACCCAAAGAGGGGATATCTGAGTTCCCAAGAAATGAAGACTGTCTGAACCAATCCCTCTACCCAGACAGGCACTGAAAACGAGACACTGCCCCAAACCAGGGGGCAGCACACCAAACCAGAACCCACCATACCATATATGTGCCTATATAACAGTTTCGATTGGCCCTATAGCACGATTCAACCCTCCTCTATCCTCTGGTAACTCCTCTGTACCCTGCCCCATTACCCACTCCGTATCTCCCTCTAACTACTTTCCTCCGCTTAACTCTCCCAACATCCTCCACATATACACACTTAAATTTTCTGATAACCCATCACAAACCTAGTTAACGTGTCTAGGACTTCCCTTCACCTCTCAGTCCCGGAGGCAGTCTCGGGGATTTGAGTTACTGGGCGTGGTTTCCCCACTGACCACCACTACATTATGATTGGCTGTTCCCGTATAGTTGTGCCGCCCGTGCTCAGATCCGGCTTCTGATTGGTTCAGTGTAGGTAAGTGATGTTACCTAGCCAATCCCCTTTCTTCTTGACTTCTTAATTGATTCCGTGAAAAACTGGACTAGGTATTCGCCCTTTATGTTGTCGTTCCCAACTTGAATTCCTGATTGGTTCAACATACAGTGTGTGGGTCTTACTTCCAGATTGAATCTGAGTGCAAAAGGCCTATTGATATGCCTACAAGGAGCCTATTGAACACTAGACTTAGGCTGGGCACTGAGGACGGTGTAGTAACTAAGTCAGACAAGACCATGGCTTTCCTGGAATTTACAGTCGctgggagagaaggggaaaaaacacCCAAACAAAAAGATTAAACGATTTAATGGAAGATTAAGACCTACGCGGAATAACTAGAACGGGGAGGGAGAGGGACTCCCAGGGCCCACACGGGACTGCGGGGTGGGGTTAAATAGGCAGAAAACGTCCCTCTGAGAAGGAACATCTAAGCTGAGACCTGAAGTACAAGAAGAGCCATTCCCTAGAATATTCGGAGGAAAGAGTTTCAGGCAGGGGGAAGAGCAAGTATTCATACAAAGGTGCTGGGGTAGGAAGGAGCTTGGTAAGAACAGGAACAGAAACAAGGGCCATGAGGCTGGACTCAGTGATAGATCAGGATGCATAAACAGACACACAACTGCACatattcaaacacacacacagtctgcaAGCCAGCAAGTCCTCCTTAGAGTTTTTCACTTTGACGGTTTCCTTTGAATTAATAGCCTTGTGTGTGGCGCTGGTGCAAGAAAATGAACTGCCTGCACTCATCCCCTTGAACAGAGGCTGAATGATCGAAGGATGCCTCTGTTGCTGGTTCCTTGGCTTAGAGATTCTTAGGTTGAGTGTTTCTTTTGGCTTTTCCAGGCCATCAGAAAATAAAGCTGAGAAAACTGTAAGATGTTGAGAACCCTCATGATTCCATATTCAGCAGAGTGACCCATATTGAAAAGGTCTCATCTGTGACCCACTTGTTCTCGTCAGCTTTCCTGGTCTGTGATGATGGAAGGGAAATGTGCCTTCACGATGTTTGCTCTGGGAGAACTTTGGGGATGGGACCAAAGCCATGATTGAGAGTGACAGCCTTCCAGTGACAGC carries:
- the LOC786928 gene encoding uncharacterized protein; the protein is MATETDPKDRESKIAPVQVIPLQQVHPMQKVYPMQPVILVPLNPPEKDYLFLSITSFFFFILLAIPALLFSFKTREANILGDQRKAQRNSRLALGFSISSILVGSTLIISSIVIRAIKQQE